A region from the Gemmatimonadota bacterium genome encodes:
- a CDS encoding transferase hexapeptide repeat family protein, whose amino-acid sequence MANVFAFNGYVPVIHASSFVHPNATVTGNVVIGRDVYVGPGAAIRADWGAIEIRAGCNVQENCTIHVFPGATMVLEEGAHIGHGAVIHGANIGRNVLVGMNAVVMDNAQVGPNSIIGALTFVPGETVVPERTVFAGNPGKVIKPVSDEMLAWKTAGTRLYQQLPAECHATLRPVEPLREVPPDRPLQDPKYATWKQTRGGG is encoded by the coding sequence GTGGCCAACGTCTTCGCCTTCAACGGGTATGTCCCGGTCATTCATGCGTCGTCGTTCGTTCACCCCAACGCGACCGTGACGGGGAATGTGGTGATTGGTCGCGACGTGTACGTGGGCCCAGGCGCCGCCATTCGCGCGGATTGGGGAGCGATCGAGATCCGTGCTGGCTGCAATGTGCAGGAGAACTGCACGATCCATGTGTTCCCCGGGGCGACGATGGTGCTTGAGGAAGGCGCGCACATCGGGCATGGGGCAGTCATCCACGGGGCGAACATCGGTCGGAACGTGCTCGTCGGAATGAACGCGGTGGTGATGGACAACGCGCAGGTTGGGCCGAACTCCATCATTGGTGCGCTGACCTTTGTCCCGGGGGAGACCGTCGTACCAGAGCGAACGGTCTTTGCCGGGAATCCCGGGAAGGTGATCAAACCGGTCTCCGACGAGATGCTGGCTTGGAAGACCGCCGGGACGCGACTCTACCAGCAATTGCCGGCCGAATGTCATGCCACGTTGCGGCCGGTGGAGCCGCTGCGTGAGGTGCCTCCCGACAGACCACTGCAGGACCCGAAGTACGCCACCTGGAAGCAGACGCGGGGCGGAGGATGA
- the pcaF gene encoding 3-oxoadipyl-CoA thiolase, whose product MMDAYVIDGVRTGIGAHGGSLAGVRPDDLAAHVLRALVARHPTLDPAAIADVVMGCANQAGEDNRNVARMALLLAGIPESVPGETVNRLCASGLSAVASAARGIRSAEGDLYLAGGVESMTRAPYAVSKSGTAWGRDAQMFDTSLGWRFVNARMQAEYGIDSMGQTAENVAELLGISREDQDAFALRSQQKAVGARDAGRHAIEILPVPVAGPKRGTTVDYAADEFIRPESSSEGLAKLKPAFRTDGKGSVTAGNASGINDGACALLVASTAGASRHGLVPMARIVATAAAGVAPRVMGLGPVPATRAVLARTGLSQDDLSVIELNEAFAAQSLGCLRELGIPDDDPRVNPNGGAIALGHPLGMSGARLVLTAARELQRTGGRYALCTMCIGVGQGMAMLLERC is encoded by the coding sequence CTGATGGACGCGTATGTGATTGATGGTGTGCGCACCGGGATCGGCGCGCATGGCGGTTCGCTGGCGGGAGTGCGCCCCGACGACCTCGCGGCGCATGTGCTGCGTGCCCTCGTGGCGCGCCATCCCACGCTGGATCCCGCGGCGATTGCCGACGTAGTGATGGGATGCGCGAACCAGGCGGGCGAGGACAACCGGAACGTGGCGCGCATGGCCCTGCTCCTGGCGGGGATCCCGGAATCGGTGCCTGGGGAAACGGTGAATCGCCTCTGTGCCTCCGGGTTGAGCGCGGTGGCCAGTGCCGCCCGCGGGATTCGCTCGGCGGAAGGGGATCTGTACCTCGCCGGGGGCGTCGAGAGCATGACGCGTGCCCCGTACGCTGTCTCCAAGAGCGGCACGGCGTGGGGACGCGACGCCCAGATGTTCGACACCTCGCTCGGCTGGCGTTTCGTCAATGCGCGGATGCAGGCCGAGTACGGGATCGACTCGATGGGACAAACGGCCGAAAACGTCGCGGAGTTGCTGGGGATCTCCCGCGAGGACCAGGACGCGTTTGCGCTCCGGTCGCAGCAGAAGGCGGTGGGTGCCCGGGACGCGGGGCGGCACGCCATCGAGATCCTTCCCGTGCCGGTCGCCGGGCCGAAGCGGGGGACCACCGTGGACTATGCGGCGGACGAGTTCATCCGCCCGGAGTCGTCGTCCGAGGGACTCGCGAAGCTCAAGCCGGCGTTTCGCACCGACGGTAAGGGATCGGTGACCGCCGGCAATGCATCCGGGATCAATGATGGGGCCTGCGCGCTGCTCGTGGCGTCCACGGCTGGAGCGAGCCGCCACGGCCTGGTACCCATGGCGCGCATCGTGGCGACGGCGGCCGCCGGGGTGGCGCCCCGCGTGATGGGGCTCGGGCCGGTGCCGGCCACGCGCGCGGTCCTCGCGCGGACGGGGCTGTCGCAAGACGACCTGTCCGTCATCGAGCTGAACGAGGCGTTCGCGGCCCAGTCCCTGGGATGCCTCCGGGAGCTGGGGATCCCCGATGACGACCCGCGCGTCAATCCCAACGGGGGCGCCATCGCCCTCGGTCACCCGTTAGGCATGTCGGGCGCGCGGCTCGTCCTGACCGCCGCGCGCGAGCTGCAGCGCACCGGGGGGCGCTACGCCCTGTGCACGATGTGCATCGGCGTGGGGCAGGGGATGGCAATGCTCCTCGAGCGCTGCTGA
- the paaI gene encoding hydroxyphenylacetyl-CoA thioesterase PaaI, with protein MTPTPQALAERVLARMLEGDALSAWLGLEVLSIAPGQCACRMTVRPEMVNGFGVSHGGIVFSFADSAFAFACNTHGRVTVAVDNSITYPAAIHPGDVLTAVAEEEAASNRLGYYRVVVRNQNAAIVASFRGTAYRTSKPHFPEDA; from the coding sequence ATGACACCCACACCCCAGGCGCTCGCGGAGCGCGTGCTGGCCCGGATGCTCGAGGGTGATGCGCTCTCAGCATGGCTCGGGCTCGAGGTGCTGTCGATCGCCCCGGGACAATGCGCATGCCGGATGACGGTCCGTCCGGAGATGGTAAACGGCTTTGGCGTCTCGCACGGAGGGATCGTCTTTTCCTTCGCCGATTCCGCCTTTGCCTTCGCGTGCAACACCCATGGCCGGGTCACGGTGGCCGTGGACAACTCGATTACCTATCCCGCGGCGATTCATCCGGGCGACGTGTTGACCGCGGTCGCCGAGGAAGAGGCTGCATCGAATCGGCTTGGCTACTACCGCGTGGTCGTCCGGAACCAGAACGCCGCGATCGTCGCGTCGTTTCGCGGGACGGCGTACCGAACGAGCAAGCCCCACTTTCCAGAGGACGCCTGA
- a CDS encoding 3-hydroxybutyryl-CoA dehydrogenase — MDPRVIGVVGAGAMGAGIAQVALRHGHRVVMGDTNDVAIARGRAGIEKAFQREVEKQRMTDDQAASAMAMLTLADTSRGMDLFAGCHVVIEAIVERLEVKQQSFRALEDVVGDAAILATNTSSLSIASIAGVCDRPERVLGIHFFNPAPIMPLVEIVPGLRTAGDVVAEARRLVDGWGKTTVAAADTPGFIVNRIARPFYSEALRLYDDGEADMATIDWAMREIGGFRMGPFELMDFIGHDVNYLVTESVWTAMYYDPRYKPSLTQKRLLEAGLLGRKSGRGFYDYADGASREAPTTDREAGERIFHRVLAMLVNEAADAVHLRIASASDVELAMTRGVNYPRGLLQWGNEVGPERLLGILESCHAASPDGRYRPSPLLRRCVERQAPLPT; from the coding sequence ATGGATCCCCGGGTCATTGGCGTGGTCGGGGCCGGCGCGATGGGCGCCGGCATTGCGCAGGTTGCCCTGCGACACGGCCACCGGGTGGTGATGGGTGATACCAACGACGTGGCGATCGCGCGCGGTCGCGCTGGCATCGAGAAGGCATTCCAGCGCGAGGTCGAGAAGCAGCGCATGACCGACGACCAGGCCGCGTCCGCGATGGCCATGCTCACCCTCGCGGACACGAGTCGCGGGATGGATTTGTTCGCGGGGTGCCACGTGGTGATCGAAGCGATCGTCGAGCGGCTTGAGGTCAAGCAGCAGTCGTTCCGCGCACTGGAGGATGTGGTCGGCGATGCCGCGATCCTCGCGACCAACACGTCCTCACTCTCCATCGCCTCGATCGCCGGCGTGTGCGATCGGCCGGAACGCGTCCTGGGGATCCATTTCTTCAATCCCGCGCCGATCATGCCCCTGGTCGAGATCGTGCCGGGCCTGCGGACGGCAGGCGACGTGGTCGCCGAGGCGCGTCGGCTCGTCGACGGGTGGGGCAAGACCACCGTGGCGGCGGCCGACACGCCGGGCTTTATCGTCAATCGCATCGCGCGCCCGTTCTACTCGGAGGCCCTGCGCCTCTACGACGACGGCGAGGCGGACATGGCGACCATTGATTGGGCCATGCGGGAAATCGGCGGCTTTCGCATGGGCCCCTTCGAACTCATGGACTTCATCGGCCACGACGTCAACTACTTGGTGACGGAAAGCGTCTGGACGGCGATGTACTACGACCCGCGCTACAAGCCGTCGCTCACGCAGAAGCGACTACTCGAGGCCGGGTTGCTGGGCCGAAAGTCCGGTCGCGGATTCTACGACTATGCGGACGGCGCGAGCCGCGAGGCGCCGACCACGGACCGGGAGGCCGGCGAGCGGATCTTCCACCGCGTCCTGGCGATGCTGGTCAACGAGGCGGCCGACGCCGTGCACCTCCGGATCGCGAGCGCGTCCGACGTTGAGCTGGCCATGACGCGCGGCGTCAACTACCCCCGCGGACTCCTGCAGTGGGGGAACGAGGTCGGCCCGGAACGACTCCTCGGGATCCTGGAGTCCTGCCACGCCGCCTCGCCCGATGGGCGGTATCGCCCAAGCCCGCTTCTGCGCCGCTGCGTCGAACGCCAGGCGCCTCTGCCGACATGA
- a CDS encoding 2-(1,2-epoxy-1,2-dihydrophenyl)acetyl-CoA isomerase yields the protein MSLVLTERIDGVVRLTLNRPDVLNAFNLDMARALQEALDHAASDHGVRAVILTGAGRGFCAGQDLASVDMSPGAPPVDLTAFIRDQYNPVVTRLREMPKPVICAVNGVAAGAGANIALACDIVVAAVNASFIQSFAKIGLVPDSGGTWTLPRLVGHARATALMLLGDKLPAEIAQEWGLIWGVHDAAHLQAGAMELATRLASQPTRALALTKQLLNASSTNDLATQLALEERLQGEAGRSADFTEGVRAFLEKRAPNFTGR from the coding sequence ATGTCCCTGGTCCTCACGGAACGTATCGACGGCGTCGTTCGCCTGACGCTGAACCGCCCGGATGTCCTCAACGCCTTCAACCTCGACATGGCGCGTGCGCTGCAGGAAGCGCTCGACCACGCGGCGAGCGATCACGGCGTGCGCGCCGTCATCCTCACGGGAGCCGGGCGGGGCTTCTGCGCCGGGCAGGACCTTGCCTCGGTCGACATGTCGCCGGGGGCACCGCCGGTCGACCTCACGGCCTTCATTCGCGACCAGTACAACCCCGTGGTCACGCGGTTGCGCGAGATGCCCAAGCCCGTGATCTGCGCCGTGAATGGCGTCGCCGCGGGTGCCGGGGCCAACATCGCCCTGGCGTGTGATATCGTCGTGGCGGCGGTAAACGCGAGCTTCATCCAGTCGTTCGCGAAGATCGGGCTGGTGCCGGATAGCGGTGGCACCTGGACGCTTCCGCGCCTCGTCGGGCACGCGCGGGCGACGGCCCTCATGCTCCTTGGAGACAAGCTGCCGGCAGAGATTGCGCAGGAGTGGGGGCTTATCTGGGGGGTCCACGACGCCGCGCATCTGCAGGCAGGCGCGATGGAGCTGGCCACCAGGCTCGCGAGCCAGCCGACGCGCGCCCTTGCCCTCACCAAGCAGCTGCTCAACGCGTCGAGCACCAACGACCTCGCCACGCAGCTGGCCCTCGAGGAACGCCTGCAGGGTGAGGCGGGGCGCTCGGCCGACTTCACGGAGGGCGTGCGCGCCTTCCTGGAAAAGCGCGCGCCCAACTTCACGGGGCGATGA
- a CDS encoding peptidylprolyl isomerase — MMMVGSMLGSIFRSGGGPRWPPLRRSILVAAAAAFAITLPAQARRSPLVHIAHLEDTRPHGARLDTLRAYLSHREPGVRAAAVRAMGRLQRPEELPNIYGRLSDVPAVRLEAINAVGQALRGPVQPGSAIVRGALDSLVGAAQHSRALPQVIGAAARTIGRLPHGDSLNGRRAASAIVALNASALPQAEGVLHGLYALARARRAIGNLPDDALAVARAALTRPGASEGAARVRRLAMLTLNAAGAASPELVSAAMRDADDQVRRLAAVALATRADAGRAAQLNALLKDPSAIVRHEAVRAWRALAASEGCGPLIGAVGDANPHVMLAAIDGMTAACRDRQRVADTLLSLIDAFRSDNSTRATGRPGWHVHAHALVALARTDTGRAAPIVRREARDATFWGVKAYVARAAQVLRDTAVLRALAGPGHGNPREVALGALATVGGHAFDDLFLAALAAPEYHVVAEAAQALKGTPNPARAVDALAQTLDRLTAEDRDNNRDPRVAILERLEELGDRSLAARMEPLLADRDTAVAIRARGLLTKWIGRSPEVTRRHLGSEEDIAPLMTGEWRARVTMRRETGGGVVELRLFPREAPYTVARFVRLSRAGYFNGLTLHRVEPGFVTQGGSPAANEYVGDGPFMRDELGLRSHTRGTFGISTRGRDTGDAQFFLNLTDNYRLDHDYTVFGEILRGRDVAEGILEADVIESIVILPPAR; from the coding sequence ATGATGATGGTCGGCTCAATGCTTGGCAGCATTTTTCGATCGGGGGGGGGCCCCCGGTGGCCTCCCCTTCGGCGCTCGATTCTCGTCGCAGCCGCGGCCGCCTTTGCAATCACGCTCCCGGCCCAGGCGAGGCGCTCCCCACTCGTCCACATCGCACATCTCGAGGATACGCGCCCCCACGGGGCGCGCCTCGACACGCTGCGCGCCTACCTGTCCCATCGCGAACCCGGCGTCCGGGCCGCTGCCGTGCGCGCCATGGGCCGCCTTCAGCGCCCCGAGGAACTCCCCAACATCTATGGGCGCCTCTCCGACGTGCCGGCTGTGCGCCTGGAAGCGATCAATGCCGTCGGCCAGGCCCTCCGTGGCCCCGTCCAACCCGGGAGCGCGATCGTGCGTGGGGCGCTGGATTCCCTCGTCGGTGCGGCGCAGCACTCCCGGGCGCTGCCACAGGTGATCGGTGCCGCCGCCCGAACCATCGGGCGCCTTCCACACGGCGACTCCCTCAACGGGCGTCGCGCCGCTTCGGCCATTGTTGCACTCAACGCCAGCGCACTTCCCCAGGCCGAGGGGGTGCTCCACGGGCTCTATGCCCTCGCTCGTGCCCGACGCGCCATCGGCAACCTGCCAGACGATGCGCTCGCGGTCGCCCGGGCAGCACTCACCCGGCCCGGAGCGAGTGAAGGCGCCGCTCGTGTGCGCCGGCTCGCGATGCTCACCCTGAACGCGGCGGGTGCCGCCTCGCCTGAGCTCGTCAGCGCCGCCATGCGCGATGCGGACGACCAGGTGCGACGGTTGGCGGCCGTGGCGCTGGCCACGCGAGCGGACGCCGGCCGGGCCGCGCAGTTGAATGCACTCCTCAAGGACCCGTCGGCCATCGTGCGCCACGAAGCGGTTCGTGCCTGGCGTGCGCTCGCCGCGTCGGAGGGGTGTGGGCCACTGATCGGGGCGGTGGGTGACGCAAATCCCCACGTCATGCTGGCCGCGATCGATGGGATGACGGCCGCGTGCCGCGATCGCCAGCGTGTTGCCGACACCCTCCTGAGCCTGATCGACGCGTTCCGGTCGGACAATTCCACGCGGGCCACGGGGCGGCCGGGATGGCACGTCCATGCGCACGCGCTGGTTGCCCTCGCACGCACGGATACCGGGCGCGCGGCACCGATCGTTCGGCGCGAGGCGCGTGACGCGACGTTCTGGGGAGTGAAGGCCTACGTCGCACGGGCCGCACAGGTGCTGCGGGACACCGCGGTGCTGCGGGCACTCGCGGGCCCGGGGCATGGGAACCCGCGCGAGGTCGCGTTAGGCGCACTGGCCACCGTGGGAGGGCATGCGTTCGACGACCTCTTCCTCGCCGCCCTTGCCGCCCCGGAGTACCACGTCGTGGCGGAAGCGGCGCAGGCCCTGAAGGGTACGCCGAATCCCGCCCGGGCCGTGGACGCACTCGCGCAGACGCTGGATCGCCTGACGGCCGAGGACCGGGACAACAACCGGGACCCACGGGTCGCCATTCTCGAACGACTGGAGGAGTTGGGCGATCGCTCGCTCGCTGCACGCATGGAACCACTGCTCGCCGACCGCGACACGGCCGTGGCGATCCGCGCGCGCGGACTCCTTACCAAGTGGATTGGGCGTTCGCCGGAGGTCACGCGGCGCCATCTCGGGAGCGAAGAGGACATTGCCCCCCTCATGACCGGCGAATGGCGGGCGCGCGTGACGATGCGTCGCGAGACCGGCGGCGGGGTGGTCGAGCTCCGGCTCTTCCCGCGCGAGGCGCCGTACACGGTGGCTCGCTTTGTACGCCTCTCCCGTGCGGGCTACTTCAATGGGCTGACTCTGCATCGGGTCGAGCCGGGCTTCGTCACGCAGGGGGGCAGCCCCGCGGCCAATGAATACGTCGGGGACGGCCCGTTCATGCGCGACGAACTCGGGCTGCGCTCACACACGCGCGGAACGTTCGGCATCTCCACGCGGGGCCGCGACACCGGCGACGCCCAGTTCTTCCTGAACCTCACCGACAACTACCGACTCGATCACGATTACACCGTGTTCGGCGAGATCCTGCGCGGCCGCGACGTCGCCGAGGGGATCCTCGAGGCCGACGTGATCGAGTCGATCGTCATCCTTCCCCCGGCGCGTTAG
- a CDS encoding pyruvate dehydrogenase: MPSKTTPKRPAARTRPTTPVPGFDWRRIAYHTLCSRALDDVEETTNRNRASVPKDHVVLYQFSARGHDMAQVILGSLLDHPHDGVGAYYRSRPALLALGLTLEDALGSPLGRAGGFSDGRDIGVVCNMPGRGTPTVLPMSGDVGSQYTPVVGWAQATTYHRDVLGSEAHRGAMGVALGGDGSVATNGFWSALTMATTLNLPVLFYIEDNDLGISVRGTMQTPGGNITRNLASFGNLFIRDGDGCNPHEAATLLAECAAHVRSGAGPALVRLTVPRLSSHSGPDNQKGYRTEAEIAADAARDPLPRLKDYLVPAMMSPAAWRDLEAEVARDVDAALHAARARVLPDPTRIKRWVYDEASGPDDVLAQGGVPEAELSALPAAHQPTAEGEVLRLAEGVRRALRIELERNPRVLVFGEDVGVKGGVHLVTEGLQRQFGVDRVFDTSLSEEGIVGRAVGMAIAGLMPVAEIQFRKYADPATEQLNNCGTMRWRTANRFCAPIVVRLPGGFGKDVGDPWHSLSAEVLWTHAIGWQVAFPSNAADAVGLLRAAMRSKNPTIFFEHRALLMTSDGSARYPGDDYVLPLGTGRVVRAGDDLTVVTWGAMVHRCREAAEGMDASIEVIDLRTIAPWDRELVLSSVKKTGRCLIVHEDTLTSGFGAEIGATLAKEAFWHLDAPVDRLCVEDVPMPYHPILLDAVLPSVEVIRARVAELLAS, from the coding sequence ATGCCGTCCAAGACGACCCCAAAGCGCCCTGCCGCCCGGACCCGCCCCACCACCCCGGTCCCCGGGTTCGACTGGCGCCGCATCGCATACCATACCCTCTGTTCCCGCGCGCTCGACGACGTCGAGGAGACCACCAATCGGAACCGCGCCTCCGTACCGAAGGACCACGTCGTCCTGTACCAGTTCTCGGCCCGTGGTCACGACATGGCCCAGGTCATCCTGGGGTCGCTCCTCGATCACCCCCACGACGGGGTCGGCGCGTACTATCGCTCGCGCCCCGCGCTCCTCGCCCTCGGCCTCACACTCGAGGACGCCCTCGGCAGCCCCCTGGGTCGGGCGGGAGGTTTCTCGGACGGTCGCGACATCGGCGTCGTGTGCAACATGCCCGGACGCGGGACCCCGACGGTCCTGCCCATGTCCGGCGACGTGGGGTCCCAGTACACCCCGGTCGTGGGCTGGGCGCAGGCCACGACGTACCACCGCGACGTGCTCGGCAGCGAGGCCCACCGCGGGGCCATGGGGGTCGCGTTAGGCGGCGACGGCTCCGTGGCCACCAACGGGTTCTGGTCCGCGCTGACCATGGCGACCACCCTGAATCTCCCGGTGTTGTTCTACATCGAGGACAACGACCTCGGCATCTCCGTGCGCGGCACGATGCAGACCCCGGGCGGCAACATCACGCGCAACCTGGCCTCGTTCGGCAACCTGTTCATCCGCGACGGGGACGGGTGCAACCCGCACGAGGCGGCCACCCTGCTGGCCGAGTGCGCCGCGCATGTGCGCTCCGGCGCGGGCCCGGCCCTCGTGCGACTGACGGTCCCTCGTCTCTCCAGTCATTCGGGACCCGACAACCAGAAGGGGTATCGCACTGAGGCTGAAATCGCGGCGGACGCCGCGCGCGACCCACTGCCGCGCCTCAAGGACTACCTCGTCCCTGCCATGATGAGCCCAGCGGCGTGGCGCGACCTGGAAGCGGAGGTCGCCCGCGATGTCGATGCCGCCCTGCACGCCGCGCGCGCGCGCGTCCTGCCCGACCCGACGCGGATCAAGCGCTGGGTCTATGACGAGGCGTCAGGCCCGGACGACGTGCTGGCACAGGGCGGCGTGCCAGAGGCCGAGCTGTCAGCGCTGCCCGCGGCGCACCAGCCGACAGCAGAGGGTGAGGTGTTACGCCTCGCGGAGGGAGTCCGCCGCGCCCTCCGCATCGAGCTGGAGCGGAACCCTCGCGTGCTGGTGTTCGGCGAGGATGTCGGCGTGAAAGGCGGCGTCCATCTGGTGACCGAGGGCCTACAGCGTCAGTTTGGCGTGGACCGCGTCTTCGACACGTCGCTCTCGGAGGAAGGGATCGTCGGGCGAGCCGTGGGAATGGCCATCGCCGGGCTGATGCCGGTCGCGGAGATCCAGTTCCGCAAGTATGCCGATCCGGCCACCGAACAGCTCAACAACTGCGGCACCATGCGGTGGCGCACCGCCAACCGGTTCTGTGCCCCGATCGTGGTGCGCCTGCCGGGCGGCTTCGGCAAGGATGTCGGCGACCCCTGGCACTCGTTGAGCGCCGAGGTGTTGTGGACGCACGCGATCGGGTGGCAGGTGGCCTTCCCGAGCAACGCGGCGGATGCCGTCGGGTTGCTGCGCGCGGCGATGCGCTCGAAGAACCCGACGATATTCTTCGAACACCGCGCACTCCTGATGACGTCGGACGGGAGCGCGCGGTACCCGGGCGACGATTACGTATTGCCGTTAGGCACGGGTCGGGTCGTCCGCGCCGGCGACGACCTGACCGTGGTCACCTGGGGCGCGATGGTGCACCGCTGTCGCGAGGCGGCCGAAGGGATGGACGCGTCGATCGAGGTCATCGACCTGCGCACCATTGCCCCGTGGGACCGCGAGCTCGTCCTCTCATCTGTCAAGAAGACCGGCCGCTGCCTCATCGTGCACGAGGATACCCTCACCTCCGGGTTCGGTGCCGAGATTGGCGCGACCCTGGCAAAGGAAGCGTTCTGGCACCTCGACGCGCCTGTCGATCGGTTGTGTGTCGAGGACGTGCCCATGCCGTATCACCCGATCCTGCTCGACGCGGTCCTCCCGTCCGTCGAGGTCATCCGGGCGCGAGTCGCTGAGTTGCTGGCGAGTTAG
- a CDS encoding carboxypeptidase-like regulatory domain-containing protein — MDLSHVRRRCAIAIVATLCLTVATPAQSVVRGVVSAPRGTVAGAQVMLEPAAAPMALTDSAGRFQVSAGSGGRFRLLVRAIGYFPISRSLVLATDDTIHLVLELQSNAQELSAVVVEGARRDWASEEFETRRRAGIGRFFPREVLAEQEHSTVTNALRRSAGIQFVKRPVDCGGGWAAAGGRSGAIERQPWMSCINGVPFPKACYFNVFLDGLPIWVHGTAEPPNLDAYNVASLEAIEVYRSAAEAPILFQRSRSTCGVVVLWTRRPGSA, encoded by the coding sequence GTGGACCTTTCGCACGTCAGGCGACGCTGTGCCATAGCCATCGTCGCCACCTTGTGCCTCACCGTCGCGACGCCCGCCCAATCCGTGGTGCGTGGAGTCGTTAGCGCCCCACGCGGTACCGTCGCGGGCGCACAGGTCATGCTGGAACCAGCCGCCGCCCCGATGGCGCTGACCGACAGCGCCGGGCGCTTCCAGGTCTCGGCGGGTTCTGGTGGACGCTTCCGCCTGCTGGTGCGTGCGATCGGCTACTTCCCCATCTCGCGATCGCTCGTCCTGGCCACCGACGACACGATCCATCTCGTGCTCGAACTGCAGTCCAACGCGCAGGAGCTGAGCGCCGTGGTGGTGGAGGGCGCACGCCGTGACTGGGCGAGCGAAGAGTTCGAGACGAGACGACGCGCGGGAATCGGTCGCTTCTTCCCTCGGGAGGTCCTCGCCGAGCAGGAACATTCGACCGTCACGAACGCCCTGCGACGTTCCGCGGGGATCCAGTTCGTGAAGCGCCCGGTCGACTGTGGTGGCGGGTGGGCTGCCGCCGGCGGTCGCTCGGGCGCCATTGAACGCCAGCCCTGGATGAGCTGCATCAACGGGGTCCCCTTTCCCAAGGCCTGCTATTTCAACGTGTTCCTGGACGGCCTCCCCATCTGGGTACATGGCACCGCGGAACCCCCCAACCTCGACGCGTACAATGTCGCCTCGCTCGAGGCCATCGAGGTGTACCGCAGCGCCGCCGAAGCGCCGATCCTCTTCCAGCGCTCGCGCTCAACCTGCGGCGTGGTCGTGCTCTGGACGCGGCGCCCGGGCAGTGCCTAA
- a CDS encoding GxxExxY protein: protein MLVPNAAVPASAFIAADLGGAPRAPRVLQDRAVASVLAAFFAVHRELGGGFLAGVYHRALALELLQRGITFEQDVGLSVFYKGTKVGQYRAPVLVEGRVVVDLRAAPRLESSDERELSNCLRASGCEAGLLLNFGVAASFRHVER from the coding sequence ATGCTCGTTCCGAACGCAGCCGTTCCGGCCTCGGCATTCATCGCGGCGGACCTGGGTGGGGCCCCACGAGCGCCACGCGTGTTGCAGGATCGCGCGGTGGCGTCCGTCCTCGCCGCCTTCTTTGCCGTGCATCGTGAACTCGGGGGTGGCTTCCTGGCGGGGGTCTATCATCGCGCCCTCGCGCTGGAGCTCCTGCAGCGCGGAATCACCTTTGAGCAGGATGTCGGGTTGAGCGTCTTCTACAAGGGGACGAAGGTGGGGCAGTATCGCGCCCCGGTGCTGGTCGAAGGGCGGGTCGTGGTTGACCTGCGAGCCGCGCCCCGTCTCGAGTCGAGTGATGAGAGGGAGCTGAGCAACTGCCTGCGGGCGAGCGGATGTGAGGCGGGGCTCTTGCTCAACTTCGGCGTGGCGGCGTCCTTCCGGCACGTGGAGCGTTAG
- a CDS encoding DUF4331 family protein, producing MRRLILPLLAVAALGACSDDDETPVGPVTGPRVYNQVERLGNPLVSEVFLAKRNHGFHNAGAPTTDVANHSAELRAFVKTVAGRQDNVANTLASVLLPDMLIVQVNKPGNTAGWLTWALADGYGGRKLNDDVVDAGLAAIFGPLLSPANVTTALVTDNVSANDKAFGTTFPYLAAPQ from the coding sequence ATGCGACGCCTTATCCTCCCCCTCCTCGCTGTCGCCGCGCTCGGCGCGTGCTCTGACGACGATGAGACTCCCGTGGGACCTGTCACCGGTCCCCGCGTCTACAACCAGGTGGAACGCCTCGGCAACCCGCTCGTGAGCGAGGTCTTCCTCGCCAAGCGAAACCATGGCTTTCACAATGCCGGCGCCCCCACCACGGACGTCGCCAACCACAGTGCTGAACTCCGGGCCTTTGTGAAGACGGTGGCTGGTCGCCAGGACAACGTGGCCAACACCCTGGCCTCGGTCCTCCTGCCGGACATGCTGATCGTGCAGGTGAACAAGCCGGGGAACACGGCCGGTTGGTTGACCTGGGCCCTCGCCGACGGCTACGGCGGACGCAAGCTTAACGATGACGTCGTGGATGCCGGGTTGGCCGCCATCTTTGGCCCGCTGCTGAGCCCCGCCAACGTGACGACTGCCCTGGTCACGGACAACGTCAGTGCGAATGACAAGGCGTTTGGCACCACCTTCCCGTACCTCGCGGCGCCGCAATGA